One segment of Erigeron canadensis isolate Cc75 chromosome 2, C_canadensis_v1, whole genome shotgun sequence DNA contains the following:
- the LOC122586416 gene encoding uncharacterized protein LOC122586416, which produces MMMAFRNLRNTRNVYQSLEIHKGSSYLLGKWRSYSYVAVQAPEIISTRHSYFFYKGRNCIPFTHDNKILRTATIAEFSIFLNGSRSLSTQVKAPAQARKMGALKVSMTSPGFVYEPYGPREPISFLRRWFTRTGWRRTKDDIFLELKNAYAIAKLRKTGYSKQKFYTEAINLYKEINTLMANGDKTSLRKMVTENMYSALKSEIKQRESRWSDVYWELIEPIVKIRTLRARMIGVDRDDLSKVFIQLTLEFLSKQKFEAYDTKGNVIAGNKDKEVLVRDIWVFEKSQFHPGSYWRLCGRIPAKPGNA; this is translated from the exons ATGATGATGGCGTTCAGAAATCTCCGAAACACTCGAAATGTCTATCAATCATTAGAAATTCATAAAGGCTCTTCTTATTT GTTGGGGAAATGGAGAAGCTACTCATATGTTGCAGTCCAAG CTCCCGAGATCATCAGCACAAGACACTCTTATTTCTTCTATAAGGGTCGGAATTGTATACCTTTCACTCATGATAATAAGATACTTCGTACTGCAACG ATTGCTGAATTTTCAATCTTCTTGAATGGTTCACGAAGCTTATCAACACAAGTAAAAGCCCCGGCCCAGGCACGGAAAATG GGGGCTTTGAAGGTTTCTATGACAAGTCCTGGATTTGTGTATGAGCCATATGGTCCTCGCGAGCCTATCTCTTTTTTGAGAAG GTGGTTCACAAGAACTGGATGGAGAAGAACAAAAGATGATATATTTCTAGAG CTAAAAAATGCCTATGCGATTGCTAAATTGCGAAAAACTGGTTATTCAAAACAAAAGTTCTACACCGAGGCTATAAACCTATACAAAGAG ATAAACACTTTGATGGCAAATGGTGACAAAACATCTCTGCGAAAAATGGTTACGGAAAACATGTACTCT GCACTCAAGAGTGAAATTAAGCAAAGAGAGTCTAGATGGAGTGATGTTTACTGGGAACTGATAGAGCCAATTGTTAAAATTCGAACTCTACGAGCTCGAATG aTTGGAGTTGATCGTGATGACCTAAGTAAAGTATTCATTCAGCTCACTCTTGAGTTTCTTTCTAAACAG AAATTTGAGGCCTATGATACAAAAGGGAATGTCATTGCTGGAAATAAAGATAAGGAG GTGCTCGTTCGTGATATATGGGTTTTTGAAAAGTCTCAGTTTCACCCGGGTTCATATTGGCGTCTGTGTGGAAGAATTCCTGCTAAACCGGGCAATGCTTGA